ACGGCGCGGCAGGTGATCGACGCTCGCCAGCAGGCCGCGCTGGTAGGCGGGGTTCTTGTGGAAGATGTCGAGGCTGGAGCCGACGACCTCGTCGGCCTTGACGGGCAGCACGCCCTCGAGGCTGCGCAGGGTGGTCAGCGAGGCCGGGTTCATGTACTGGATGACGAAGTCGCGGTCCGCGAACATCATGTTCGTCGGGCTGTTCTCCATCATCGAGCTGGCGATCGCCATCTGCTGCTCGACCCGCAGCCGGTCGGTGACGTTCTCGAACGTGACCAGCGCGCCGACGTACGCGCCGCCGGCGTCGTGGATCGCGGTGAAGGACGCGTCGTGCGTGGAGAACTCGCTGGTGACCCGGTCGGTCAGCGGCAGGTGCTCGGCGGTCGCGGTGAGCCGGGTGCCGAGCTCGGGGTGCACGTAGATCACCTCGAAGGAGACGCCGACCAAGGTGTCGGGGTCGACCTCGGGGATGTCCGGGCCACCGGCGGCCAGCTCGGCGCGGGCCTGGCGGTTGACGTAGCGGACCTTGTAGTCGGGGTCCACGACGAACGCGCCGGTCTCGAGCGCGTCGTACAGCGCGAAGTCGACGGGGGTCGCGGCGGGGCGGGTGCCGTTCACCGGCGGGTCCAGGGTCTCGGTCATGGGGTTCCTCCGGTGGTGTCGGGCGTGGCGGCGACGTCGACCGCACGGTCGGCGTCGAGGACGAGCAGGATCGATTCGGGCAGGGGACGGACGCCGCGGACGACGTCCTGGACGGTGCGCGGCATGGTCGACGGCACCGGGTGCGGGTCGACGCCGGCGGTGTCGATCACGTCGCCGATGTCGTCGACGAGGAGGCTGACCACCTCGCCGCGGCTGCGGACGATGACGTTCATGGGCAGCTCGTCGCCCTCCCGGTCGGGCAGCCCGAGCCGCACCCGCAGGTCGACGGCAGTGACGATCTGGCCGCGCAGGTTGATCAGGCCGGTGACGGCGCGATCGGCCCGCGGGACCGGCGTCATCGGCTGGCGCCGGAGCACCTCCTGCACCTCGTCGACGGCGACGCCGAAGAACAGGCCGGCGACCCAGAAGGTGCAGTACTGCTCGGCGGTGCGCAGGGTGGTGGTCGTGGTCATGCCGGTACCCCCGTTCGGGCGACGACGGCCTCGAGGTCGACCAGGTCGGTGACCCGGTCCTGCACGACGGCGCTGCCCGTGACGCCGGTACGACGACCGACCTCGCTCGCGCTGACCGCCACCTCGACGACGTCGAGGACCTTGTCGATGACGATGCCGACGGCGCCCGCGGCGTCCCCGGTCTCGTGGACGACCACACTGATCTGGTCGCCCTGGTCGCTGGTGTCGGGCAGCCCGATCGCGGAGGCCAGCCGCACGAGCGGCAGGATCCCGTCGCGGTACTGGACCACCTCGGCCGCACCGCTGCGCTCCACCCGGTCGCGGCCGAACTCCTCGAGCCGGGCGACCGCGGCCAGCGGCAGCGCGGCGCGACGGCCGTCGGCGACCTCGAGCACCAGCAGCGCGGTCCGGTCGTCGGCGCCGAGCGCGCGGCCGTCCGTCGCGTCGTGCTGGGTGGCGCCGACGCCCACGGTGCCGGCGATCCCGGCGACGTCGAGGATGAGGGCCACCCGGCCGTCGCCCATGATCGTCGCGCCGGCGTACATGGTCAGCGCCTTGAGCTGGCGCCCGATCGGCTTGACCACGATCTCCTGGGTGTCGTGCACCTCGGAGACGCACAGGCCGAAGCGGACCTCGTCGGACTGGAGGACGACCACCGTGAGCGCGTCGTCCCCGGGTGCCGTGCCGCCGAGGGTCTCGGCGAGGGACACCAGGGGCAGCAGCTTGCCGCGCAGCCGCAGCACGGGAGCGCCGGCGAGGTCCTCGACCTGGCGGCGCAGGTCGTCGCCCTCGATGCGCACGAGCTCGACCAGGTTGGCCTGCGGGATGGCGTACCGCTCGCCGCCCTCCCCCACCACGAGCGCCGGGATGATGGCCAGGGTGAGCGGGATCCGGACCCGGGTCGTCGTACCGCGCCCGGGCTCGGAGGAGACGTCGACACTGCCGCCGATCCGCTCGATGTTGGTGCGCACGACGTCCATGCCGACACCGCGGCCGGAGATGTTGGAGACCGCGGCGGCGGTGGAGAAGCCCGGCCGGAAGATCAGGCCGAGCACGTCGCGGGCATCCATCCGGGCCAGCTGGTCGCGGGTCACGACGCCGCGCTCGACGGCGACCGCGCCGATGGTCGCGGGGTCGATGCCCTTGCCGTCGTCGGCGATCTCGACGACGACCTGGCCGGACTCGTGGTAGGCCCGCAGCGTCAGCGTGCCCTTCGCGTCCTTGCCGGCGGCACGTCGTACGTCGGGCGGCTCGATGCCGTGGTCGAGAGAGTTGCGGACCAGGTGGGTCAGCGGGTCCTTGACCGCCTCGAGGAGGCTGCGGTCCAGCTCGGTCTCGTGCCCCTCCATGACGAGCTCGACCTCGCGGCCGAGCTGGTGGGACAGGTCGCGCACGACCCGCGGCATCTTCGACCAGACCTGGCCGATCGGCTGCATGCGGGTCTTCATGATCGACTCCTGCAGCTCGCTGGCCACCAGGTCCAGCCGCTGGCTGGCGCGGACCAGCTCGGCGTCGGCGGAGCCGAGGCTGCGCTGCAGCAGCTGGTTGCGGGTGAGCACCAGCTCGCCCACCAGGTCGACCAGGTCGTCGAGGAGGTCGACGTCGACGCGGACCGTCGCGTCCACCGCCACCCGGCGCTCCACGCCGTCCCAGGGCTCTTCGGCGACCGGCTCGACCACCGGCTCGACGACCGGCTCGACGGCGACCGGCTCGACGACGACCGGCTCGACGAC
The genomic region above belongs to Nocardioides sp. QY071 and contains:
- a CDS encoding chemotaxis protein CheW; the protein is MTTTTTLRTAEQYCTFWVAGLFFGVAVDEVQEVLRRQPMTPVPRADRAVTGLINLRGQIVTAVDLRVRLGLPDREGDELPMNVIVRSRGEVVSLLVDDIGDVIDTAGVDPHPVPSTMPRTVQDVVRGVRPLPESILLVLDADRAVDVAATPDTTGGTP
- a CDS encoding chemotaxis protein CheA, encoding MDDDAEIIAEFLVESHENLDQLDRDLVELEQQPDSRERLSSIFRTIHTIKGTSGFLAFNRLEQLTHVGETLLSRLRDGEVVMTPPIAEGLLSMVDTVRALLEGIERTGRDTDPAVDVDPVVAVIEGLLAAEPDTEPAVEPVVEPVTGQAVEAVVVEPVVEPVVVEPVAVEPVVEPVVEPVAEEPWDGVERRVAVDATVRVDVDLLDDLVDLVGELVLTRNQLLQRSLGSADAELVRASQRLDLVASELQESIMKTRMQPIGQVWSKMPRVVRDLSHQLGREVELVMEGHETELDRSLLEAVKDPLTHLVRNSLDHGIEPPDVRRAAGKDAKGTLTLRAYHESGQVVVEIADDGKGIDPATIGAVAVERGVVTRDQLARMDARDVLGLIFRPGFSTAAAVSNISGRGVGMDVVRTNIERIGGSVDVSSEPGRGTTTRVRIPLTLAIIPALVVGEGGERYAIPQANLVELVRIEGDDLRRQVEDLAGAPVLRLRGKLLPLVSLAETLGGTAPGDDALTVVVLQSDEVRFGLCVSEVHDTQEIVVKPIGRQLKALTMYAGATIMGDGRVALILDVAGIAGTVGVGATQHDATDGRALGADDRTALLVLEVADGRRAALPLAAVARLEEFGRDRVERSGAAEVVQYRDGILPLVRLASAIGLPDTSDQGDQISVVVHETGDAAGAVGIVIDKVLDVVEVAVSASEVGRRTGVTGSAVVQDRVTDLVDLEAVVARTGVPA